From Macaca mulatta isolate MMU2019108-1 chromosome 3, T2T-MMU8v2.0, whole genome shotgun sequence, the proteins below share one genomic window:
- the SYPL1 gene encoding synaptophysin-like protein 1 isoform X2: protein MIDFVVTLVATFLWLVSTSAWAKALTDIKIATGHNIVQELSPCKKKEILCYFGSVTSMGSLNVSVIFGFLNMILWGGNAWFVYKETSLHSPSNTSAPHSQGGIPPPTGI, encoded by the exons GACTTTGTTGTTACACTTGTTGCCACTTTTTTGTGGTTGGTGAGCACTTCTGCCTGGGCTAAAGCTCTGACAGATATTAAAATAGCTACCGGTCACAATATTGTTCAGGAACTTTCACCttgtaagaagaaagaaatactgtGTTACTTTGGCTCTGTGACCAGTATGGGATCCCTAAATGTATCTGTG ATCTTTGGCTTTCTGAATATGATACTTTGGGGAGGAAATGCTTGGTTTGTGTACAAGGAGACCAGCCTACACAGTCCATCAAATACGTCTGCCCCTCATAGCCAAGGAGGTATTCCACCTCCTACCGGAAtataa